The following proteins come from a genomic window of Lycium ferocissimum isolate CSIRO_LF1 chromosome 4, AGI_CSIRO_Lferr_CH_V1, whole genome shotgun sequence:
- the LOC132051708 gene encoding probable pectinesterase/pectinesterase inhibitor 34, which produces MEYGRLGKPKPKDLSRREILPKYEENVTSRPNQWSKLKILLIISTILIIASAISATVLVTVRNKTGASTVRHLKPSQAISRTCSRTRFKTLCLNSLHEFPEALSASNADLVHISVNVTLQRFGKAFYMASEISTLDMNTRTRSAYEDCLELLEDSVYLLSRSLTSVSPSGNNHDVQTWLSAALTNQDTCAEGFADVSGVVKDQMMANLKDLSQLVSNCLAIYSAANGNDDFAGVPIQDRRRRLMGSYDRDRVSTVVSVKNHDDFPKWLSRKDRMLLDAPVSVIKADIIVSKDGNGTFKTIAEAIKKVPNYNSRRIIIYVKAGRYEEDNLKIGRKKTNVMFIGDGKGKTLISGGKSISQNLTTFHTASFAATGAGFIARDITFENSAGPSKHQAVALRVGADHAVIYRCNIIGYQDTLYVHSQRQFYRECDIYGTVDFIFGNAAVVLQKCSIYARKPMDFQKNTITAQNRKDPNQNTGISIHNCKIVAASDLEASKGSFPTYLGRPWKLYSRTVVMLSYLGDHIHPHGWLEWNATFALDTLYYGEYMNYGPGAALGQRVTWPGYRVINSTEEASKFTVAQFIFGSSWLPSTGVAFLAGLNT; this is translated from the exons ATGGAATATGGCAGGCTTGGAAAACCCAAGCCTAAAGATCTCTCACGCCGAGAAATACTCCCAAAATATGAAGAGAATGTCACCTCTAGGCCCAATCAATGGTCCAAACTTAAAATCCTACTCATTATCTCCACCATTCTTATAATTGCATCAGCAATCTCCGCCACAGTTTTGGTTACAGTCCGAAATAAAACGGGCGCCAGTACAGTGCGACACTTAAAGCCTAGCCAGGCAATATCAAGAACATGTAGTCGTACTCGTTTCAAAACACTATGTTTAAACTCATTACATGAATTCCCCGAAGCACTCTCTGCCTCCAACGCCGACCTGGTTCACATTTCCGTCAATGTGACGCTCCAACGCTTCGGCAAAGCATTTTACATGGCTTCCGAAATTAGTACCCTTGACATGAACACGCGTACAAGGTCCGCTTACGAGGATTGCCTTGAGCTGTTAGAAGATTCAGTTTACCTCCTATCCCGTTCCTTAACCTCCGTGTCCCCTAGCGGGAACAATCACGACGTGCAGACGTGGCTAAGCGCCGCGCTCACAAATCAGGACACGTGTGCGGAAGGTTTCGCTGATGTCAGCGGGGTTGTCAAGGACCAAATgatggcaaacttaaaggacttGTCTCAATTGGTTAGTAATTGCTTAGCCATTTACTCCGCCGCGAACGGTAACGATGATTTCGCTGGGGTGCCAATACAGGATCGACGGCGTAGATTAATGGGATCATATGATCGTGATCGTGTTAGTACTGTTGTGTCGGTGAAAAATCATGACGATTTTCCGAAATGGTTGTCACGTAAAGACCGAATGTTGCTAGACGCGCCAGTGTCGGTAATTAAAGCAGATATAATCGTGTCAAAAGATGGTAACGGGACGTTTAAGACAATAGCAGAGGCAATTAAGAAGGTCCCAAATTACAATTCTCGAAGGATAATAATTTACGTCAAGGCAGGAag GTATGAAGAAGATAACCTGAAAATAGGGAGGAAAAAGACGAATGTCATGTTCATAGGTGACGGTAAGGGCAAGACGTTGATATCAGGTGGCAAAAGTATATCACAGAATCTGACGACATTCCATACCGCTTCTTTCG CGGCAACTGGAGCTGGTTTCATTGCAAGGGACATAACATTTGAAAATTCGGCAGGACCAAGCAAGCATCAAGCAGTTGCTCTTCGCGTTGGCGCTGATCATGCTGTGATCTATCGTTGCAACATCATCGGATACCAAGACACTCTCTACGTGCACTCCCAGCGCCAATTCTATCGCGAGTGTGACATTTATGGGACAGTTGATTTCATCTTCGGTAATGCAGCAGTGGTCCTCCAAAAATGCAGCATTTATGCTCGAAAGCCTATGGATTTTCAAAAGAACACCATCACTGCTCAAAACAGGAAAGATCCTAATCAAAACACTGGCATTTCAATCCACAATTGCAAAATCGTAGCTGCATCCGACCTCGAGGCATCTAAAGGGAGCTTCCCCACATATCTAGGACGACCATGGAAGTTGTACTCGCGAACCGTTGTCATGTTATCTTACTTGGGTGATCATATACACCCGCATGGTTGGTTAGAGTGGAATGCTACATTCGCGCTTGATACGTTGTATTATGGCGAGTATATGAATTATGGTCCGGGAGCAGCATTGGGACAACGGGTGACTTGGCCTGGATATCGTGTGATCAATTCCACGGAAGAGGCCAGCAAATTCACCGTAGCTCAGTTCATTTTCGGATCATCGTGGTTGCCTTCAACAGGGGTGGCTTTCTTAGCAGGGTTGAATACCTAA